In a genomic window of Bradyrhizobium ontarionense:
- the boxC gene encoding 2,3-epoxybenzoyl-CoA dihydrolase, translated as MAGEDRVLAGGKTFIDFQTDPSRYRHWKLSIDGDVATLAMDVDENGGLFEGYQLKLNSYDLGVDIELADAVQRLRFEHPEVKVVVLRSAKPRVFCAGANIRMLAGATHAHKVNFCKFTNETRNGFEDSSENSGQRFITVVNGTAAGGGYELALATDHIVLADDGSSSVSLPEVPLLAVLPGTGGLTRVVDKRKVRRDRADAFCTTEEGVKGKRAVQWRLVDEIAPNSKVDAKVAERAKEFAAASKRNGSGKGVQLTPLKRVIDATSVRYGFVNVDLDREARIATITITAPEVAPPADIDGMIALGASFWPLQVARELDDAILHLRINELGIAMLVFKSHGDRTQVLAHDAFLEANKAHWLVNEIRHYWKRVLKRVDVTSRTLVTLVEPGSCFAGTLAELVFASDRSYMLIGTIQGDNRPAPSIELSAMNFGPYPMSHGLTRLQSRFLADPAELERVREQVGRPIEADEAEELGLVTFALDDIDWEDEIRVFLEERASFSPDSLTGLEANLRFAGPETMESKIFARLTAWQNWIFQRPNAVGEEGALRRYGTGERPQYDMTRV; from the coding sequence ATGGCCGGGGAAGACCGCGTGCTCGCGGGAGGCAAGACGTTCATCGATTTCCAGACCGATCCCTCTCGCTATCGGCATTGGAAGCTCTCGATCGACGGTGACGTGGCGACGCTCGCCATGGACGTCGACGAGAATGGCGGCCTGTTCGAGGGCTACCAGCTCAAGCTCAATTCCTATGATCTCGGTGTCGACATCGAGCTCGCCGACGCCGTGCAGCGGCTGCGCTTCGAGCACCCCGAGGTCAAGGTCGTGGTGCTGCGCTCGGCCAAGCCGCGCGTGTTCTGCGCCGGCGCCAACATCCGCATGCTCGCGGGCGCCACCCATGCCCACAAGGTCAACTTCTGCAAGTTCACCAACGAGACCCGCAACGGCTTCGAGGATTCATCCGAGAATTCCGGCCAGCGCTTCATCACGGTGGTGAACGGCACGGCGGCCGGCGGCGGCTATGAGCTCGCGCTCGCCACCGACCACATCGTCCTCGCCGATGACGGCTCGTCGTCGGTGTCGCTGCCGGAGGTGCCGTTGCTGGCCGTGCTGCCCGGCACCGGCGGCCTGACGCGCGTCGTCGACAAGCGCAAGGTGCGGCGCGACCGTGCCGACGCGTTCTGCACGACGGAAGAGGGCGTCAAGGGCAAGCGCGCGGTGCAGTGGCGGCTGGTCGATGAGATCGCGCCGAACTCCAAGGTCGACGCCAAGGTCGCCGAGCGCGCCAAGGAGTTCGCGGCTGCCTCCAAGCGCAACGGCAGCGGCAAGGGTGTTCAGCTCACGCCGCTCAAGCGCGTGATCGACGCCACCAGCGTGCGCTACGGCTTCGTCAATGTCGACCTCGACCGCGAGGCTCGCATCGCCACCATCACGATCACGGCCCCGGAAGTCGCGCCGCCGGCCGATATCGACGGCATGATCGCATTGGGCGCCTCGTTCTGGCCGCTGCAGGTCGCGCGTGAGCTCGACGATGCCATCCTGCATCTGCGCATCAACGAGCTCGGCATCGCCATGCTGGTGTTCAAGTCGCATGGCGACCGCACCCAGGTGCTCGCCCATGACGCCTTTCTGGAAGCCAACAAGGCGCATTGGCTGGTCAACGAGATCCGACATTATTGGAAGCGCGTGCTGAAGCGCGTCGACGTCACCTCGCGCACGCTGGTCACCCTGGTCGAGCCCGGCTCGTGCTTCGCCGGCACGCTGGCCGAACTCGTGTTCGCATCCGACCGCTCCTACATGCTGATCGGCACCATCCAGGGCGACAACCGTCCGGCGCCGTCGATCGAATTGTCGGCGATGAACTTCGGCCCCTATCCGATGAGCCACGGCCTGACACGGCTGCAGTCGCGTTTCCTCGCCGACCCTGCCGAGCTGGAGCGCGTGCGCGAGCAGGTCGGCCGGCCGATCGAGGCCGACGAGGCCGAGGAGCTCGGGCTCGTCACCTTCGCGCTCGACGACATCGATTGGGAAGACGAGATCCGCGTGTTCCTCGAGGAGCGCGCCAGCTTCTCGCCGGACAGCCTGACCGGCCTCGAAGCCAATCTGCGCTTCGCCGGTCCCGAGACGATGGAATCGAAGATCTTCGCGCGCCTCACCGCCTGGCAGAACTGGATCTTCCAGCGGCCCAACGCGGTCGGCGAGGAGGGTGCGCTCCGGCGCTACGGCACCGGCGAGCGGCCGCAGTACGACATGACGCGAGTGTAA
- a CDS encoding benzoate-CoA ligase family protein produces the protein MSWLLDRNVEAGRGEKLAYTDTVSELTYRALQQQTCRVANMLRRLGVRREERVAMIMLDTVDFPAVFLGAMRAGIVPVPLNTLLTSEQYAYVLADCRARVLFVSEALYPAVKDIVGRMADLDCVVVSGSDAFGHKLLTEELARESDQFETVATHEDEPAFWLYSSGSTGMPKGVRHLHGNLAATAETYASQVLGIREDDICLSAAKLFFAYGLGNALTFPLSVGATTILNSERPTPALMFKLLNRYNPTIFYGVPTLFAAMLHDESLRHETAGTRLRICTSAGEALPESVGNAWKTRFGVDILDGVGSTELLHIFLSNVPGDIKYGSSGRPVPGYQVRLVNEAGEGVPDGEVGEMLVHAPSAGEGYWNQRHKTRSTFEGYWTRTGDKYVRDAEGRYTFCGRSDDMFKVSGIWVSPFEVESALITHPSVLEAAVVPEADPEGLLKPKAYVVLRPSVDRSTLHEALKEHVKQKIGPWKYPRWIEVVDALPKTATGKIQRFKLREGAH, from the coding sequence GTGTCGTGGTTGCTTGACCGCAATGTCGAGGCGGGCCGTGGCGAGAAGCTCGCCTACACGGACACGGTCTCCGAGCTGACCTATCGGGCCCTGCAGCAGCAGACCTGCCGCGTCGCCAACATGCTGCGTCGCCTCGGCGTCCGCCGCGAGGAGCGCGTGGCGATGATCATGCTCGATACGGTCGATTTTCCCGCGGTGTTTCTCGGCGCCATGCGCGCCGGCATCGTCCCGGTGCCGCTCAACACGCTGCTGACGTCGGAGCAATATGCCTATGTGCTCGCGGACTGCCGCGCCCGGGTGCTGTTCGTCTCCGAGGCGCTGTATCCCGCGGTGAAGGACATCGTCGGGCGGATGGCCGATCTCGATTGCGTCGTCGTCTCCGGCTCAGACGCGTTCGGCCATAAGCTGCTCACTGAGGAGCTCGCGCGCGAGAGCGATCAGTTCGAGACGGTGGCGACCCACGAGGACGAGCCGGCGTTCTGGCTGTATTCGTCCGGCTCGACCGGCATGCCCAAGGGCGTGCGCCATCTGCACGGCAATCTCGCCGCGACCGCTGAAACCTACGCCAGCCAGGTACTGGGTATCCGCGAGGACGATATCTGCCTGTCGGCTGCAAAACTGTTCTTCGCCTATGGGCTCGGCAATGCGCTCACCTTTCCGCTGTCGGTCGGCGCCACCACCATCCTCAATTCCGAGCGTCCGACGCCGGCGCTGATGTTCAAGCTGCTCAACCGCTACAACCCGACCATCTTCTACGGCGTGCCGACCTTGTTCGCGGCGATGCTGCACGACGAATCGTTGCGCCACGAGACGGCGGGCACGCGTCTGCGCATCTGCACCTCGGCCGGCGAGGCGCTGCCGGAATCGGTCGGCAATGCCTGGAAGACTCGCTTCGGCGTCGACATCCTCGATGGTGTCGGCTCGACCGAGCTGCTGCACATCTTCCTGTCGAACGTGCCCGGCGACATCAAATACGGCTCCTCCGGCCGTCCCGTGCCGGGCTATCAGGTGCGGCTCGTCAACGAGGCCGGCGAGGGCGTGCCGGACGGCGAGGTCGGCGAGATGCTGGTGCATGCGCCGTCGGCCGGCGAGGGCTACTGGAATCAGCGCCACAAGACCCGCTCGACCTTCGAGGGCTATTGGACCCGCACCGGCGACAAATATGTCCGCGATGCCGAGGGCCGCTACACCTTCTGCGGCCGATCCGATGACATGTTCAAGGTGTCCGGCATCTGGGTGTCGCCGTTCGAGGTCGAGAGCGCGCTGATCACCCATCCCTCCGTGTTGGAAGCCGCCGTCGTGCCGGAAGCCGACCCGGAAGGGCTGTTGAAGCCAAAGGCCTATGTCGTGCTGCGCCCGAGCGTCGATCGCTCGACCTTGCACGAGGCGCTCAAGGAGCACGTCAAGCAGAAGATCGGGCCGTGGAAATATCCGCGCTGGATCGAGGTGGTGGACGCTTTGCCGAAGACCGCGACCGGAAAGATCCAGCGCTTCAAGCTGCGCGAGGGGGCGCATTAG
- a CDS encoding SDR family oxidoreductase, whose product MLRNLFSLEGRIALVTGGSRGIGKMIATGLLAHGAARVYITARKAGPCEETAKALSAEYEGECIALPIDISTMAGIDMLAAEIKKREPKLDILVNNAGAAWGADFDEFPESGWDKVMNLNLKTPFFLTKALAAPLRAAASAERPAKVINIASIDGIFVNPLETYSYAASKSGLIHLTRRMAAKLIHDHIVVTAIAPGPFKSDMNKAARDNADEVAARVPAGRVGTDEDMAGTAIFLASRAGDYVVGNTIAVDGGIVYANPGIPGAGWDS is encoded by the coding sequence ATGCTCAGAAATCTGTTTTCACTCGAGGGGCGCATCGCGCTCGTCACCGGCGGCTCGCGCGGCATCGGCAAGATGATCGCGACCGGCCTGCTCGCGCACGGCGCGGCGCGGGTCTACATCACCGCGCGCAAGGCCGGCCCCTGCGAGGAGACCGCCAAGGCGCTGTCGGCCGAGTATGAGGGCGAATGCATCGCGCTGCCGATCGACATCTCGACGATGGCCGGCATCGACATGCTCGCGGCTGAGATCAAGAAGCGCGAACCGAAGCTCGACATTCTCGTCAACAATGCGGGGGCGGCTTGGGGCGCCGACTTCGACGAGTTTCCCGAGAGCGGTTGGGACAAGGTAATGAACCTCAACCTGAAGACGCCGTTCTTCCTGACCAAGGCGCTTGCAGCTCCCTTGCGCGCGGCGGCCAGCGCCGAGCGGCCCGCGAAGGTGATCAACATCGCCTCGATCGACGGCATCTTCGTCAACCCGCTGGAGACGTATTCCTACGCCGCGAGCAAGTCCGGGCTGATTCATCTGACGCGGCGGATGGCGGCGAAGCTGATCCACGACCACATCGTGGTGACGGCGATTGCGCCGGGTCCGTTCAAGTCCGACATGAACAAGGCCGCGCGCGACAATGCCGATGAGGTCGCCGCGCGCGTGCCGGCGGGCAGGGTCGGCACCGACGAGGACATGGCGGGTACGGCGATCTTCCTCGCCTCACGCGCGGGAGACTACGTTGTGGGCAATACGATCGCCGTCGATGGCGGCATCGTCTACGCGAACCCGGGGATTCCGGGCGCGGGATGGGATAGCTGA
- the boxB gene encoding benzoyl-CoA 2,3-epoxidase subunit BoxB, translating into MNMNIMNVDYSTKIPNNVNLAEDRQVLKALEGWHPGYVDWWNDMGPEGFQQSLVYLRTAYSVDPRGWAKFDYVKMPDYRWGILLAPQEEDRKIPFGEHFGEPAWQEVPGEYRALMRRLIVIQGDTEPASVEQQRHLGKTAPSLYDMRNLFQVNVEEGRHLWAMVYLLQKYFGRDGREEADELLRRRSGDADSPRMLGAFNEKTPDWLSFFMFTYFTDRDGKMQLHSLAQSGFDPLSRTCRFMLTEEAHHMFVGETGVGRVIQRTVEAMRAAGIDDPTDIARVRALGVIDLPTIQKKLNLHYTLSLDLFGSEVSTNAANAFNSGIKGRYHETQIQDDHQLKNATYPVLKFVDGEIKRVDEPALTALNMRLRDDYSQDCIKGLLRWNKIITTAGYEFELKLPHTAFHRAIGEFKDVNATPDGILIDEGTWQKRKGDWLPSTDDGAYIASLMQPVTEIGEYASWIAAPKVGIDNKPGDFEYVKIET; encoded by the coding sequence ATGAACATGAACATCATGAACGTCGACTACTCGACCAAGATTCCGAACAACGTGAATCTCGCCGAGGACCGTCAGGTCCTGAAGGCGTTGGAGGGCTGGCATCCCGGCTATGTCGACTGGTGGAACGACATGGGCCCCGAGGGATTCCAGCAGTCGCTGGTGTATCTGCGCACGGCCTATTCGGTCGATCCGCGCGGCTGGGCCAAGTTCGACTACGTCAAGATGCCGGATTATCGCTGGGGCATCCTGCTTGCTCCGCAGGAGGAAGACCGCAAGATTCCGTTCGGCGAGCATTTTGGCGAGCCGGCCTGGCAGGAGGTCCCCGGCGAATATCGCGCGCTGATGCGCCGCCTGATCGTGATCCAGGGCGACACCGAGCCGGCCTCGGTCGAGCAGCAGCGCCATCTCGGCAAGACCGCGCCGTCGCTCTACGACATGCGCAATTTGTTCCAGGTCAACGTCGAGGAGGGCCGTCACCTCTGGGCGATGGTGTACCTGTTGCAGAAGTATTTCGGCCGCGACGGCCGCGAGGAGGCCGATGAGCTGCTGCGCCGCCGCTCGGGCGATGCGGACAGCCCACGCATGCTCGGCGCCTTCAACGAGAAGACGCCGGACTGGCTGTCGTTCTTCATGTTCACCTACTTCACCGACCGCGACGGCAAGATGCAGCTGCACAGCCTCGCGCAGTCCGGCTTCGATCCGCTGTCGCGCACCTGCCGCTTCATGCTGACGGAGGAGGCGCACCACATGTTCGTCGGCGAGACCGGCGTCGGCCGTGTCATCCAGCGCACCGTGGAAGCGATGCGCGCCGCCGGCATCGATGATCCCACCGATATCGCACGCGTGCGTGCGCTCGGCGTGATCGACCTGCCGACGATCCAGAAGAAGCTGAACCTGCACTACACGCTGTCGCTCGACCTGTTCGGCTCGGAGGTCTCGACCAACGCCGCCAACGCCTTCAATTCCGGCATCAAGGGCCGCTATCACGAGACCCAGATCCAGGACGACCACCAGCTCAAGAACGCCACCTATCCGGTGCTGAAGTTCGTCGACGGCGAGATCAAGCGGGTCGACGAGCCGGCGCTGACCGCGCTCAACATGCGGCTGCGCGACGACTACTCGCAGGACTGCATCAAGGGCCTGCTGCGCTGGAACAAGATCATCACCACGGCCGGCTATGAGTTCGAGCTCAAGCTGCCGCATACCGCCTTCCACCGCGCGATCGGCGAGTTCAAGGACGTCAATGCCACGCCCGACGGCATCCTGATCGACGAGGGCACCTGGCAGAAGCGCAAGGGCGACTGGCTGCCGTCGACCGACGACGGCGCCTACATCGCCTCGCTGATGCAGCCCGTCACCGAGATCGGTGAATACGCCTCGTGGATCGCCGCGCCCAAGGTCGGCATCGACAACAAGCCGGGTGACTTCGAGTATGTGAAGATCGAGACCTGA
- a CDS encoding polysaccharide deacetylase family protein, with translation MRRFRKTFIRAGLEALYLSGAHVWLRPIFSGVGAIYTLHHVRPRRDADFQPNGHLEVTPDFLREMLSHLHDHDIEIITLDEMHHRLVEQNFTRRFACFTFDDGYRDNRDFALPIMREFGAPFTIYVTSDFAAGRGRLWWVTLELLIARTQEIEVEIGGLALKLDTSTPSAKCVTFQRLHDWLRTLPGEHDLRREISTLCARHGIDEASICRELCMSWDELRALSAEPLVTIGAHSISHCNLAKQTEETATAEIAGSRALIENELQRPVLHMAYPYGDRAAASQREFVLAAASGFKTAVTTRPGMIFAESAEHLTALSRVSLNGHYQDARVLPVLTSGAATAMWNGFRRIDAA, from the coding sequence ATGAGGCGATTTCGCAAAACCTTTATTCGCGCCGGCCTGGAAGCGCTTTACCTGAGCGGCGCGCATGTCTGGCTGCGTCCGATCTTTTCAGGCGTCGGGGCGATCTACACGCTGCATCACGTGCGGCCGCGCCGCGACGCGGATTTTCAGCCCAATGGTCATCTCGAGGTCACGCCCGACTTCCTGCGCGAGATGCTGTCGCATCTGCACGACCATGACATCGAGATCATCACGCTCGACGAAATGCACCACCGGCTGGTGGAGCAGAACTTCACGCGCCGCTTCGCCTGCTTCACCTTCGATGACGGCTATCGCGACAATCGCGACTTCGCGCTGCCGATCATGCGCGAATTCGGCGCGCCGTTCACGATCTATGTCACCAGCGATTTCGCCGCAGGCCGCGGCAGGCTGTGGTGGGTCACGCTGGAGCTCCTGATTGCGCGGACGCAGGAGATCGAAGTCGAGATCGGCGGCCTCGCGCTGAAGCTCGACACATCGACGCCTTCAGCCAAATGCGTGACGTTTCAGCGCCTGCACGACTGGCTGCGCACGTTGCCGGGCGAGCATGACCTCCGGCGCGAGATCAGCACATTATGCGCGCGGCACGGCATCGACGAAGCATCGATCTGCCGCGAGCTCTGCATGTCCTGGGACGAGCTGCGGGCGCTCTCGGCCGAGCCGCTGGTCACGATCGGCGCCCACTCGATCAGTCACTGCAATCTCGCCAAGCAGACCGAGGAGACCGCGACAGCCGAGATCGCCGGAAGCCGCGCCCTCATCGAGAATGAGCTGCAGCGACCCGTGCTGCACATGGCCTACCCTTACGGCGATCGCGCGGCCGCATCGCAGCGCGAGTTCGTGCTCGCCGCCGCCAGCGGCTTCAAGACCGCCGTCACCACGCGTCCCGGCATGATCTTCGCCGAGAGCGCCGAGCATCTCACCGCACTGTCGCGCGTCTCGCTCAACGGCCACTATCAGGACGCCCGGGTGCTGCCCGTCCTGACCTCCGGCGCGGCCACCGCGATGTGGAACGGCTTCCGCCGCATCGACGCGGCGTAA
- a CDS encoding agmatinase family protein, producing the protein MSFPSMRRTRRAGLQPQRQAMRRHHPDFDKMATQGWQALEAEGKLPSNGWRKERQWALDMGLPGSDSLTDREIPTFARGELPHFAGINTFMKAPYVENVRDVGKYDAAVIGIPFDSGTTYRPGTRFGPQGIRRISALYTPYNYELGVDLREQMTLCDAGDVFTIPANLEKSFDQISRGVAHVFSSGALPIMLGGDHSIGFPCVRGIAQCTDKRIGIIHFDRHIDIQEKDLDERMHTTPWYWATNLPNVSPTNLVQLGIGGWQVPREGVEVARKRNTNVLTIADIEKIGLEKTAEIALELAWKDADAVYISFDVDSIDCGFVPGTGWPEPGGFLPREALKLLGLVAAEGLCGLEVVEVSPPYDTSDITALIGVRVVVEALGSMVAHGKLGSHKHIINKPVSY; encoded by the coding sequence ATGTCATTCCCATCGATGCGGCGTACCCGCCGCGCCGGATTGCAGCCGCAGCGCCAGGCCATGCGCCGTCACCATCCGGACTTCGACAAGATGGCCACGCAGGGCTGGCAGGCGCTGGAGGCCGAGGGCAAACTGCCGAGCAACGGCTGGCGCAAGGAGCGGCAATGGGCGCTCGACATGGGCCTGCCCGGCTCCGACAGCCTGACCGATCGCGAGATCCCGACCTTTGCGCGCGGCGAGCTGCCGCATTTCGCCGGGATCAACACCTTCATGAAGGCGCCCTATGTCGAGAACGTCCGCGACGTCGGCAAGTATGACGCTGCGGTGATCGGCATCCCCTTCGACTCCGGCACGACCTATCGCCCCGGCACGCGCTTCGGGCCGCAGGGCATCCGTCGCATCTCCGCGCTGTACACGCCCTACAACTACGAGCTCGGCGTCGACCTGCGCGAGCAGATGACCTTGTGCGACGCCGGTGACGTCTTCACCATTCCCGCCAATCTGGAAAAGAGTTTTGACCAGATCAGCCGCGGCGTCGCGCACGTGTTCTCGTCCGGCGCACTGCCGATCATGCTCGGTGGCGACCACTCGATCGGCTTTCCGTGCGTGCGCGGCATCGCGCAATGCACCGACAAGCGGATCGGCATCATCCATTTCGACCGTCACATCGACATCCAGGAGAAGGATCTCGACGAGCGCATGCACACCACGCCCTGGTACTGGGCGACCAATTTGCCGAACGTCTCGCCGACCAACCTGGTGCAGCTCGGCATCGGCGGCTGGCAGGTGCCGCGCGAGGGCGTCGAGGTCGCGCGCAAGCGCAACACCAACGTGCTGACCATCGCCGACATCGAGAAGATCGGCCTGGAGAAGACCGCCGAGATCGCACTCGAGCTGGCCTGGAAGGATGCGGACGCGGTCTACATCTCGTTCGACGTCGATTCCATCGATTGCGGCTTCGTGCCCGGCACCGGCTGGCCCGAGCCCGGCGGCTTCCTGCCGCGCGAGGCACTGAAGCTGCTCGGTCTCGTCGCGGCCGAAGGCCTGTGCGGGCTCGAGGTGGTCGAGGTCTCGCCGCCCTATGACACCTCCGACATCACCGCGCTGATCGGCGTCCGCGTCGTGGTCGAGGCGCTGGGTTCGATGGTCGCGCACGGCAAGCTCGGCAGCCACAAACACATCATCAACAAGCCGGTCAGCTATTGA
- a CDS encoding helix-turn-helix transcriptional regulator, with protein sequence MTPHSDAARDDTGQSETDFLDQLGQRVRRMRGLAGMSRKVLAEVSGISERYIAQLESGKGNVSIVLLRRIANAINAPLEDIIPGGEPSPDWPVIRDLLKKASPSQIAQIKELLAGGPSAPLRRSFSGIALIGLRGAGKSTLGKMLAERIGWSFVELNKEIERQNGLSVAEIIALYGQEGFRRMEQAALLQLLARNELMVLATGGGIVSEPVTFDLILNAFYTIWLKAEPEEHMARVRRQGDLRPMADDRSAMAELRNILASREPLYARANAVVNTAGLSVDAAATRLGEAVKPVLRDEARMFARM encoded by the coding sequence ATGACGCCACACAGCGACGCCGCGCGGGACGATACCGGCCAGTCCGAGACCGACTTCCTCGACCAGCTGGGCCAGCGCGTGCGCCGGATGCGCGGCCTGGCCGGCATGTCGCGCAAGGTGCTGGCCGAGGTCTCCGGCATTTCCGAACGCTACATCGCCCAGCTCGAGAGCGGCAAAGGCAACGTCTCGATCGTGCTGCTGCGCCGGATCGCCAATGCGATCAACGCGCCGCTCGAAGACATCATTCCCGGCGGCGAGCCGTCGCCGGACTGGCCCGTCATCCGCGACCTGCTGAAGAAGGCGAGCCCGAGCCAGATCGCCCAGATCAAGGAGCTGCTCGCCGGCGGCCCATCGGCGCCGCTGCGGCGCTCATTCTCCGGCATTGCGCTGATCGGATTGCGCGGCGCCGGCAAGTCGACGCTCGGCAAGATGCTGGCCGAGCGGATCGGCTGGAGCTTCGTCGAACTGAACAAGGAGATCGAGCGGCAGAACGGGCTCTCGGTCGCCGAGATCATCGCACTCTACGGCCAGGAAGGTTTCCGCCGCATGGAGCAAGCCGCCCTGTTACAGCTGCTCGCGCGAAACGAACTGATGGTGCTGGCGACCGGCGGCGGCATCGTCTCCGAGCCTGTGACCTTCGACCTGATCCTCAACGCGTTCTACACGATCTGGCTCAAGGCCGAGCCGGAGGAGCACATGGCGCGCGTGCGCCGCCAAGGCGATCTGCGCCCGATGGCCGACGACCGCTCGGCGATGGCCGAGCTGCGCAACATCCTGGCGAGCCGCGAGCCGCTCTATGCGCGGGCGAATGCGGTGGTGAATACGGCGGGACTGTCCGTCGACGCGGCAGCGACGCGGCTGGGCGAGGCGGTGAAGCCGGTGCTCCGCGACGAGGCAAGGATGTTCGCACGGATGTGA
- a CDS encoding alpha/beta fold hydrolase, whose amino-acid sequence MTLAAAGFLTIDSTALEYRLIGPQPSDAPCIVLLHEGLGSVGLWGDFPDKLQQQTGASVFAYSRAGYGASTPVTLPRPLDYMQREAREVLPKLLDQIGFRRGLLVGHSDGASIAAIYAGSRADHRLDGIVLIAPHVIVEDVSVSSIATIKTVYETTELRAKLGRWHKDVDNAFHGWNGAWLDPAFRTWDITDFLAYIRVPVAVIQGLDDQYGTVRQVEIIREECYCPVEVTMLPKTGHSPHREAPDATLRVIAEFAAATLPAPISRT is encoded by the coding sequence ATGACCTTGGCTGCAGCAGGCTTCCTCACCATCGACTCCACCGCTCTCGAATATCGCCTGATCGGCCCACAGCCCTCCGACGCGCCGTGCATCGTGCTCTTGCATGAAGGCCTCGGCTCTGTCGGCCTGTGGGGCGACTTTCCGGACAAGCTGCAGCAGCAAACCGGCGCCTCGGTGTTCGCCTATTCGCGCGCCGGCTACGGCGCGTCGACGCCGGTGACCTTGCCGCGTCCGCTCGACTACATGCAGCGCGAGGCGCGCGAGGTGCTGCCGAAGCTGCTGGATCAAATCGGCTTCCGGCGCGGGCTTCTGGTCGGCCATTCCGACGGCGCCTCGATCGCCGCCATCTACGCCGGCAGCCGTGCGGATCATCGCCTCGACGGCATCGTGCTGATCGCGCCGCATGTCATCGTCGAGGACGTCTCGGTCTCGTCCATAGCCACGATCAAGACGGTCTATGAGACCACGGAGCTGCGCGCCAAGCTCGGGCGTTGGCACAAAGACGTCGACAACGCGTTCCATGGCTGGAACGGTGCCTGGCTCGACCCGGCGTTCCGGACTTGGGACATCACCGACTTTCTCGCCTACATCCGCGTGCCCGTCGCCGTCATCCAGGGCCTCGACGACCAGTACGGCACTGTCCGCCAGGTCGAGATCATCCGGGAGGAGTGCTACTGCCCGGTCGAGGTGACGATGCTGCCCAAGACCGGCCATTCCCCGCACCGCGAAGCGCCGGACGCCACCTTGCGGGTCATCGCCGAGTTCGCAGCGGCAACTCTGCCTGCCCCGATATCACGAACATGA